ACCAAAGTTCGACATCCAACTCTTGCCCTTCTTTGGATTTTAACATCAACACAGGAGAAAGACTTTTCAAGACAACATAAATACTTTgtgtcaaaacacaaacaatacaaaataaaactgttcaaATCAGTAATACCAGAATACTGGTAAACTTATTTAGAAACTTGGGCTTTTTTTGACACTTGGTCCTTCTCCACCGACTTGATGACTCCCACAGCGACTGTCTGCTTCAGGTCTCGTGCTGCAAAGCGACCTGAGAGCACAAGAAATCCAACTGTGATAACTGCAAAACCAAGCATTGTAGAGATTCACACTGAAATGGTTTGATGTTATACCTAAAGAAGGGTATGTGAAGAAGCTCTCCACACACATGGGCTTGATTGGAACCAGCTTGACTGTGGCAGCATCCCCCGACATCAGAATTTGTGGATGATCCTCCAGCTTCTTCCCTGTGCGGCGGTCAACCTTCTCCCTCAGCTCTGCAAAGCGACAGGTGACGTGGGCTGTGTGGCAGTCCAGCACAGGGGAGTAGCCTGCTTTTAGCTTCCCTGGATGATTCAGGATGATCACCTAGAGCCAGAAAAATCCACATGAGTCAAAAAGGGAGGGCAACTTTTACATGAATATTTAACTCGCAAGTCATTCTACCAACCTGAGCCTCAAAGCTGCTGACATCTGATGGAGGATCCTGCTGGGCGTTGCCGGCCACATCTCCACGCCGGAGGTTCTTCACGGCCACGTTCTTGATGTTGAAGCCTACGTTGTGTCCTGGCAGAGCGGTCTGCAGGCCCTGGTGGTGCATCTCGATGGACTTCACCTCTGCCGTGAGCTTGGCGGGCGAGAACATCAGAGTCATGCCGGGTTTGAGGACACCAGTTTCAATCTTACCCACTGGAACGGTCCCAACTCCTGCAGATGAAACAGAGACCAGATAAACCAACTCAAGCTGTTAAACAACTTCAGTCCTGTTTTCCAACAATAAGAATGACAAGTTCACATTAGACCTGCTGAGCCTCATTAGTAAATATTAAGGTCACCTACTGATTGGACAAAAGACTTCAAATTAGCATGATTAAAGTCAGCTTTGAGCAACATTTACACCTCCAATTTTGTAGACGTCCTGCAGGGGTAATCGTAGCGGCTTGTTAATGGTGCGAATTGGTGGTTGAATCGAGTCCAGGACTTCTAGTAGAGTTCTGCCGCTTGCATTTCCTTCCCTCCGTCTTGCCTTCCAGCCTTGAAACCATGGCATCTGCATGAAGGTAACACTTAAATGAAGTTGCGCTTCCTTAGCAGAGTTCAAATTCCCAAAAATCACCCTTTACCCTCTGAGTTGCGGTGATCATGTTCTCCCCAGTCCAGCCGGAAATCGGAACGAATGGCACGGTCGCCGGGTCGTAGCCAATCTTCTTGAGGAAGCTGCTCACACCTCGGGCCACTTCATCGAAGCGCTTCTGGCTGTAAGGCGGCTCAGTCAGGTCCATTTTGTTCACACAGACGATGATCTGCTTCACACCTAGAGTGTAAGCCAATAAGGCGTGCTCTCTGGTCTGACCACTTCTTGACACACCTGCCTCAAACTCCCCTTTGGCTGCCGAGACCACCAGGAGGGCAACATCAGCCTGAAAAGACATTAAAGGGGTTACAAATGTAATACAACGTCCTTAAAAATGATACAGTCATGTGCTGCTTACCTGTGAAGTCCCTGTTATCATATTTTTAATGAAGTCCCTGTGGCCAGGAGCGTCTATTATAGTCATGGTATATTTCTGAGTGTTAAATTTCAGCAGTGAGATGTCGATGGTGATTCCTCGCTCACGCTCAGCCTTCAGCTTGTCCAACACCCAAGCAAACTTGAAGGAACTCTTCCCCatctagaaaacaaaaacagaagttacaaaaaaaaaaaaaaacattccaacCTTTCAAAGTGCAATGTTtcacagcaggtgtgtgttctCACCTGTGCTGCAGCTTTCTCAAACTTCTCCAGTCTCCTCTGGTCGATACCTCCACATTTGTAGACGAGGTGGCCAGTGGTGGTGGACTTGCCGCTGTCCACATGGCCGATGATCACCACATTAACGTGAGTCTTCTCTTTCGCCATGCTTCAAAGGTGGGTGCTCCTTACCTAACAACTTTAGTGTACACTTTCTCCAGATGAGCCGACCGCGTTCACACTTCCAAATTCTTCTGTGGATGGATAGATGTGACCAGGCAGCGAGGATCACTTTATAAGCTCGACTCGGCCTCATAATTAAAGACAGGTGTGCAGCCTGATCAGGATTAATTGGAGTCTGATGTGTCTCTTTGTTATCAGAGTCACTATGACGTCATTGCCACCAAGACATTATAAATGAATACTAAACATAttgcacaatgtttttttttttttatgaagtgcAGTGAGAACGATTAAAGGAGTGGCACAGCGTGACCTCATCATTTGCTAagtatcaccaatttattagaaacaaaaaaacacacttgacaaaggttGAGAGGGACCGAAGCGTTGtgatttttctaataaattggtaATACCCTGCCTGATAGTTTGTTGCCCTACGCACCTACTTCATGAGATAGTTGGATGCGTGAACGCGTCTTTAAAAAACTTTAGTCCCCAccctgtttttattgtgtttatggCAGGTTTAAAGATAACAGTGATACTAAAACTCATATCTCACACTATCAGTTCTGACTGCAAGGCATGGCACACATTGTCTTGCAGCTGAcaccttaatatttacagtctttggttgCCAGTTAAAGTCAAATAACCCACTTTAAAttaagtgggtttttttttaatgccactTGTAAAGTTTATCTTAACTGAATTTATATCTACATATTAAGTGAATAAATTCCAGAATAATACCAATGGAAGTTAATATGTTTAGGCCTATACTAAGTACTTACTTT
This is a stretch of genomic DNA from Labrus bergylta chromosome 20, fLabBer1.1, whole genome shotgun sequence. It encodes these proteins:
- the eef1a1l3 gene encoding elongation factor 1-alpha-like; protein product: MAKEKTHVNVVIIGHVDSGKSTTTGHLVYKCGGIDQRRLEKFEKAAAQMGKSSFKFAWVLDKLKAERERGITIDISLLKFNTQKYTMTIIDAPGHRDFIKNMITGTSQADVALLVVSAAKGEFEAGVSRSGQTREHALLAYTLGVKQIIVCVNKMDLTEPPYSQKRFDEVARGVSSFLKKIGYDPATVPFVPISGWTGENMITATQRMPWFQGWKARRREGNASGRTLLEVLDSIQPPIRTINKPLRLPLQDVYKIGGVGTVPVGKIETGVLKPGMTLMFSPAKLTAEVKSIEMHHQGLQTALPGHNVGFNIKNVAVKNLRRGDVAGNAQQDPPSDVSSFEAQVIILNHPGKLKAGYSPVLDCHTAHVTCRFAELREKVDRRTGKKLEDHPQILMSGDAATVKLVPIKPMCVESFFTYPSLGRFAARDLKQTVAVGVIKSVEKDQVSKKAQVSK